The proteins below come from a single Bacteroidales bacterium genomic window:
- a CDS encoding four helix bundle protein, whose translation MGIHKFEDIISWQKSKILVLDIYKLFEKHKDFGFKNQIERASVSIMNNIAEGFERKSNNEFMYFLFVAKGSCAEVRSMLYLAKDLNKMNQENFNKLYSLTIEISKLLSGLIKTL comes from the coding sequence AGATATAATTTCTTGGCAAAAAAGTAAAATTTTAGTTTTAGATATATATAAACTATTTGAAAAACATAAAGATTTCGGTTTCAAAAATCAAATTGAAAGAGCATCTGTTTCAATTATGAATAATATTGCCGAAGGTTTTGAAAGAAAATCTAATAATGAATTCATGTATTTTCTTTTTGTTGCAAAAGGTTCTTGTGCGGAAGTCAGGTCAATGTTGTATCTTGCAAAAGATTTAAACAAAATGAATCAAGAAAATTTCAATAAATTATATTCTTTAACTATTGAAATATCAAAATTATTATCCGGTCTAATTAAAACTCTTTAA
- a CDS encoding phosphoribosylaminoimidazolesuccinocarboxamide synthase: MTNTLEKFESPQLKKIHAGKVRDSIRIDDKKRMIVVTDRISAFNKNLKNSAIPHKGAVLNTLTNFWFEKTKHIIPNHFIEQIDDNISIVKECQPIKVEMIVRAYITGSMWRGYQKGQRVFSGAEVPDGLTSNQKFPEPILTPTTKDENDSEITEKEIITTGLVDEKTYRKMKEISLKLFKFGSDFLEEKGIILVDTKYEFGFYEGELILMDEIHTPDSSRFWKKDDYDKSPEYVVQADKEFVRQWMLKNKIKGKTPDILPKEVIEETSKRYKEIFKDITGEELPISNFDVTSRIYQNLLRKGYIKHGYVAMIMGSKSDIKHADKIKSHLEKFDIDIEMRVISAHKNGERLVAVAEQFNHSIEPIAVIAIAGRSNGLGGALAANLNVPVINCPPFSDKTDIMLNINSSLIMPSNTPAVTTVHPDNAALAAIRSLNIPQFKQQMAKDIHEMKEGLIKDDGEIRN, encoded by the coding sequence ATGACAAACACATTAGAAAAATTCGAAAGTCCTCAATTAAAAAAAATCCACGCAGGCAAAGTGCGCGACAGCATCCGAATTGACGATAAAAAACGAATGATTGTCGTAACAGACAGAATTTCTGCATTTAACAAAAATCTGAAAAACAGTGCAATACCGCATAAAGGAGCAGTGTTGAATACGCTTACAAACTTTTGGTTCGAAAAAACAAAACACATCATTCCGAATCATTTCATCGAACAAATTGATGATAACATAAGCATAGTAAAAGAATGTCAGCCCATTAAAGTTGAAATGATTGTGCGAGCTTATATTACCGGCTCAATGTGGCGGGGCTATCAAAAGGGACAAAGAGTTTTCAGCGGTGCAGAAGTGCCTGACGGATTAACTTCTAATCAAAAGTTCCCCGAACCGATTTTAACGCCTACCACAAAAGACGAAAATGACAGCGAAATTACTGAAAAAGAAATAATTACAACAGGTCTGGTTGATGAAAAGACTTACCGAAAAATGAAAGAAATTTCATTAAAACTGTTTAAATTCGGTTCTGATTTTCTCGAAGAAAAAGGCATTATTCTCGTAGATACAAAATATGAATTCGGGTTTTACGAAGGCGAACTTATTTTAATGGATGAAATACACACCCCCGATTCGTCAAGATTTTGGAAAAAAGACGATTACGACAAATCACCTGAATATGTTGTTCAGGCAGATAAAGAATTTGTAAGGCAATGGATGTTAAAAAACAAGATAAAAGGCAAAACTCCGGATATACTCCCGAAAGAAGTAATTGAAGAAACATCAAAACGATACAAAGAAATTTTTAAAGACATTACAGGAGAAGAACTTCCCATTTCAAACTTTGACGTTACAAGTCGAATATATCAAAACTTATTGCGTAAAGGATACATAAAACACGGATATGTGGCAATGATAATGGGTTCAAAATCAGATATTAAACATGCCGATAAGATTAAATCCCATTTAGAAAAATTTGATATTGATATTGAAATGCGTGTAATTTCAGCTCACAAAAACGGAGAACGTTTAGTAGCTGTTGCAGAGCAATTTAATCACAGTATTGAGCCGATTGCAGTAATTGCCATTGCCGGGCGTTCCAACGGACTGGGCGGTGCCTTGGCTGCAAATCTCAATGTTCCTGTAATAAACTGTCCGCCGTTTTCGGATAAAACAGACATTATGCTGAACATCAATTCATCGTTGATAATGCCTTCGAACACGCCGGCAGTAACAACTGTGCATCCGGATAATGCAGCATTGGCAGCAATTCGTTCGCTAAATATTCCGCAATTCAAACAACAAATGGCAAAGGATATTCATGAGATGAAAGAGGGTTTGATTAAGGATGACGGGGAGATTCGGAATTAA
- a CDS encoding agmatine deiminase family protein has translation MITDQETNIVYFSSILKKEDKYKVFWKELELELIDNNIQYGFIENTKDIWCRDYMPVQVSETNFIQFTFSPNYLMSKKYNNLLTNQSEIELPEIINIQKSNLIIDGGNIVKSKSYVIITDIIFNENPDLTEKSILEELSKKLNVIDVFIIPKLPYDFTGHADGMVRFVNDSKLLVADYSYYSDTWRRKMDKAIKRIEKSGIKIIEFPSQEVAEQNDEGDFTAKGVYINFAQIGNSILLPQFGFVETDNEVIRKIKEVYPNHNIILVNSNTIAEYGGVLNCITWNIESMYYKKWEKLFDLVPEIQTPGNIDNLISKFIVLIHEIGVVMIDFDWMNWNEGKNNLEGRNFDVSESDFIDLCRFMTVFGRAEKFTQGFLDVHIKNGNVLKVIEEIKNRLEIFKKK, from the coding sequence ATGATAACAGACCAAGAAACCAATATCGTATATTTTAGTTCAATACTTAAAAAAGAAGACAAATACAAAGTATTTTGGAAAGAGTTAGAATTAGAATTGATTGATAACAATATCCAATATGGATTTATTGAAAATACAAAAGATATTTGGTGCAGAGATTATATGCCTGTTCAAGTTTCTGAAACAAATTTTATTCAATTTACTTTCTCTCCCAATTATTTAATGAGTAAGAAATATAATAATCTTTTAACAAACCAAAGTGAAATCGAATTACCTGAAATAATTAATATACAAAAATCAAATTTGATAATTGACGGAGGTAATATTGTTAAATCAAAATCTTATGTAATTATAACTGATATAATATTTAATGAAAATCCTGATTTAACTGAAAAATCAATTTTAGAAGAACTTTCAAAAAAATTAAATGTAATTGATGTTTTTATCATCCCAAAATTACCTTATGATTTCACGGGTCATGCAGACGGAATGGTTAGATTTGTTAATGACAGTAAGCTTCTTGTTGCAGATTATTCGTATTATTCTGATACATGGAGAAGAAAAATGGATAAAGCAATTAAAAGAATTGAAAAGTCAGGAATAAAAATAATTGAATTTCCTTCACAAGAAGTTGCAGAACAAAATGATGAAGGTGATTTTACTGCAAAAGGAGTATATATTAATTTTGCTCAAATTGGAAATAGTATTCTGTTACCCCAGTTTGGTTTTGTTGAAACGGATAATGAAGTTATTAGGAAAATTAAAGAAGTTTATCCAAATCATAATATTATTCTTGTTAATTCAAATACAATAGCTGAATATGGAGGTGTTTTAAATTGTATAACTTGGAATATAGAAAGTATGTATTATAAAAAATGGGAAAAGTTGTTTGATTTGGTTCCGGAAATTCAAACCCCTGGAAATATTGATAATTTAATTTCAAAATTTATTGTACTTATTCATGAAATAGGTGTTGTTATGATAGATTTTGATTGGATGAATTGGAATGAAGGAAAAAATAATTTAGAGGGAAGAAATTTTGATGTTAGTGAAAGTGATTTCATCGATTTATGTCGGTTCATGACTGTTTTTGGCAGAGCTGAAAAATTTACACAAGGATTTTTAGATGTTCATATTAAAAATGGAAATGTTTTGAAGGTAATTGAAGAAATAAAAAATAGATTAGAAATTTTTAAAAAGAAGTAA
- the tnpA gene encoding IS200/IS605 family transposase, protein MKIEYKNLYTHFVFTTLHREPVIPKKNRERIEKFITGVVKNYNCRLYAIYANPEHIHFFVSRAPNISEEYLADIIAESSEKFINKEKLVKGSFAWQETASAFSVSKREVDKVCKYILNQKEHHRKVTFKEEYDKFIEFYEKTLQILKYGNKVLVPHYNYLY, encoded by the coding sequence ATGAAAATAGAATACAAAAATTTATACACACATTTTGTTTTCACGACATTACACAGAGAGCCCGTTATACCTAAAAAGAACAGAGAACGAATAGAAAAGTTCATAACGGGAGTTGTAAAAAATTACAATTGCAGGTTATATGCAATTTATGCAAATCCTGAACATATTCATTTTTTTGTATCTCGTGCACCAAATATATCAGAAGAATATCTCGCAGATATTATTGCAGAGAGTTCTGAAAAGTTTATCAACAAAGAGAAGTTAGTAAAAGGTAGCTTTGCATGGCAAGAAACAGCTTCTGCATTTTCTGTTTCAAAAAGAGAAGTTGATAAAGTTTGTAAGTATATTCTAAATCAAAAAGAACATCACAGAAAAGTTACATTTAAAGAAGAGTATGATAAGTTTATTGAATTTTATGAGAAAACATTGCAAATTCTAAAATATGGTAATAAGGTTTTAGTTCCACATTATAATTATTTGTATTAA
- the purD gene encoding phosphoribosylamine--glycine ligase — translation MKTAIIGSGGREHALAWKFAQTLSWENVFTLPGNGGIPNSHTVNVNDFEEVERFCMYNSIDMIFVGPEQPLAAGIVDYFKEKDIKVFGPDKKSAQLEASKIFAKQFMQKYGIATADFKIFNNTNDAKYFTAKKLGDLVIKFDGLAAGKGVFVCSTIDEANEALEELEKAYGENVDFIIEDKIKGDEISIIGFTDGKTIKLLQTSQDHKQLLNGDKGPNTGGMGAYSPVDGISNELMQKIKNKIVNPTLKGIQTENMNYKGMIYFGIMVKDTEPYLLEYNARFGDPETEVLLPALKNDLYEVVDACLSGELKNITFEFEDDYFADVVLVSGGYPKAYKKGYEITGLQDIEKDTLIFHAGTKKEGDKILTNGGRVINVVCKGKTLNEALEKTYNEANKISFTDMFYRNDIGKRINKYFI, via the coding sequence ATGAAAACAGCAATAATCGGCTCCGGAGGCAGAGAACACGCATTAGCATGGAAATTTGCTCAAACATTATCTTGGGAAAATGTGTTTACACTTCCCGGTAACGGCGGTATTCCTAACAGTCATACCGTGAATGTGAATGATTTTGAGGAAGTTGAGCGTTTTTGCATGTATAATTCCATTGATATGATTTTTGTCGGTCCCGAACAACCCTTGGCAGCCGGTATTGTAGATTACTTCAAAGAAAAAGACATAAAAGTTTTCGGTCCCGATAAAAAATCCGCACAATTAGAAGCATCAAAGATTTTTGCGAAACAGTTTATGCAAAAATACGGTATTGCAACGGCAGATTTTAAGATTTTTAATAATACAAATGATGCAAAATACTTTACGGCAAAAAAACTCGGCGATTTAGTCATAAAATTTGATGGCCTGGCAGCCGGCAAAGGTGTTTTTGTATGTTCGACAATTGATGAAGCAAACGAAGCATTGGAAGAACTTGAAAAAGCATACGGAGAGAACGTAGATTTCATTATCGAAGATAAAATTAAAGGTGATGAAATTTCAATTATAGGTTTTACCGACGGCAAAACAATAAAACTCCTGCAAACATCACAAGACCACAAACAACTTCTCAACGGAGACAAAGGACCCAACACCGGCGGAATGGGAGCATACAGCCCGGTGGACGGTATCAGCAATGAATTAATGCAAAAAATTAAAAATAAAATCGTAAATCCCACTCTTAAAGGAATACAAACCGAAAATATGAATTATAAAGGCATGATTTATTTCGGAATAATGGTAAAAGATACAGAGCCATATTTATTGGAATACAACGCACGCTTCGGAGATCCGGAAACCGAAGTTTTATTACCGGCTTTAAAAAATGATTTGTATGAAGTTGTGGATGCTTGCTTGTCCGGCGAATTAAAAAATATTACTTTTGAATTTGAAGATGATTATTTTGCCGATGTTGTGCTGGTTTCAGGCGGATATCCGAAAGCTTATAAAAAAGGATATGAAATTACGGGTTTACAAGATATTGAAAAAGATACTTTAATTTTCCATGCAGGAACTAAAAAAGAAGGCGATAAAATTCTTACAAACGGCGGAAGAGTAATAAATGTAGTGTGCAAAGGCAAAACTTTAAATGAAGCATTAGAAAAGACTTATAATGAAGCAAATAAAATTAGTTTTACAGATATGTTTTACAGAAACGATATTGGTAAAAGAATTAATAAATATTTTATATAA
- the purN gene encoding phosphoribosylglycinamide formyltransferase translates to MTKIIIFISGRGSNMESILKEIQNGILKGIAEPVLIFSDKKDAKGLETAKKYGIETASILAKGNSREVFDNEVINLLSEYEFDYIILAGYMRILSDVFVKRYSEKIINIHPADTNLHQGLHAYEWAFKNKMQETKITVHYVNEGVDTGKIIAQKTVNLLGCNTLEEVEKRGLNVEHKFYPETLKRIFTLKL, encoded by the coding sequence ATGACAAAAATAATAATTTTCATATCCGGCAGAGGCTCTAATATGGAATCCATACTGAAAGAAATCCAAAACGGTATTCTTAAAGGAATTGCTGAACCGGTATTGATTTTTTCTGATAAAAAAGATGCAAAAGGATTAGAAACGGCAAAAAAATACGGTATTGAGACAGCGTCAATCCTTGCAAAAGGTAATAGTAGAGAAGTATTTGACAATGAAGTGATTAATTTGCTTTCAGAATATGAATTTGATTACATCATTCTTGCCGGCTATATGCGAATTTTATCCGATGTTTTCGTGAAAAGATATTCCGAAAAAATAATAAACATCCATCCGGCAGATACAAATCTGCATCAAGGATTACACGCATACGAGTGGGCTTTTAAAAATAAAATGCAAGAAACAAAAATAACGGTTCACTACGTGAATGAAGGCGTTGACACCGGAAAAATAATTGCACAAAAAACAGTAAATTTGCTGGGCTGTAACACTTTGGAAGAAGTCGAAAAAAGAGGACTGAACGTTGAGCATAAATTTTATCCTGAAACACTAAAAAGAATTTTCACTTTAAAACTTTAA
- the purF gene encoding amidophosphoribosyltransferase: MCGIVGFIGEEKIVYDIMSGLLTLQHRGQDSAGIVTFKDIFHTKKGLGLVNEVFNEKHMERLCGKVGIGHVRYTTHGTGDILNAQPITTNYPFGISMVHNGNVTNFKKMNKALYNDYHVLPTSSNDLEILLYTFAAELKTKDLKKIEIKDIFDAVKLTQEKIEGAYAVISVIANYGLLGFMDPNGIRPMILGKKVTKKGVVYGLASESITFDHLGYEIVRNLLPGEIIFIDNNNKVHSTIGYAKKQHFCSFEYIYFAREDSIFYNKNVAGRRVRMGNFIAKQIKDAGLKPDVVIDVPASGYFAASGLAESLEIPYHRGLVKSNYIGRSFIAPKQSERENIVKQKLNPIKKAINGKKIVVVDDSIVRGTTSKRIVQVLKEAGAKAVYFVSAAPPVVNPCVYGIDMSAKTELIASNLNIDEVCTFIGADALFYLKPEDLPKLFKELSICTACFTGEYPAGNIEEMLTDIEEEKKQMRLSF; the protein is encoded by the coding sequence ATGTGCGGAATAGTCGGTTTCATAGGCGAAGAAAAAATAGTTTACGATATTATGTCAGGTTTGTTAACTCTGCAACACAGAGGACAAGACAGTGCAGGCATCGTAACCTTTAAAGATATTTTTCATACTAAAAAAGGGCTTGGTTTAGTCAATGAAGTTTTTAATGAAAAACACATGGAAAGACTTTGCGGAAAAGTAGGTATCGGACACGTTAGATACACAACCCACGGAACAGGCGACATCCTTAATGCACAACCGATTACAACAAATTATCCTTTCGGAATTTCAATGGTACACAACGGAAATGTGACTAATTTTAAGAAGATGAATAAGGCATTGTATAACGATTATCATGTATTGCCGACTTCTTCAAACGATTTGGAAATTTTGCTTTATACCTTTGCCGCAGAACTCAAAACCAAAGACCTTAAAAAAATTGAAATTAAAGACATTTTTGATGCAGTTAAACTTACCCAAGAAAAAATCGAAGGAGCTTATGCGGTTATCTCTGTTATAGCCAACTACGGTTTGCTCGGATTTATGGATCCAAACGGTATAAGACCGATGATTCTCGGAAAAAAAGTGACTAAAAAAGGCGTTGTTTACGGTCTCGCATCTGAAAGCATAACTTTTGACCATCTCGGTTATGAGATTGTCAGAAATCTTCTTCCCGGCGAAATTATTTTTATAGATAATAATAATAAAGTGCATTCAACAATCGGATATGCAAAGAAACAGCATTTCTGCTCTTTCGAATATATTTATTTTGCAAGAGAAGATTCTATTTTTTACAATAAAAATGTTGCCGGAAGACGTGTAAGAATGGGAAATTTTATCGCAAAGCAAATTAAAGATGCCGGTTTAAAACCCGATGTCGTTATTGATGTTCCCGCATCCGGATATTTTGCTGCATCCGGTTTGGCTGAATCTTTGGAAATCCCGTATCACAGAGGTTTGGTAAAAAGTAATTATATCGGCAGAAGTTTTATTGCACCCAAGCAAAGCGAGCGCGAAAATATCGTAAAACAAAAACTTAACCCGATTAAAAAAGCCATTAACGGAAAAAAAATTGTCGTTGTAGATGATTCTATTGTAAGAGGAACAACTTCAAAGAGAATCGTACAAGTTTTGAAAGAGGCGGGAGCAAAAGCGGTTTATTTTGTATCGGCGGCTCCTCCCGTTGTTAATCCTTGCGTTTACGGAATTGATATGTCTGCAAAAACAGAACTGATTGCTTCAAATTTGAATATAGATGAAGTTTGTACGTTTATCGGAGCTGATGCCTTATTTTA